The sequence ctgAAACCATGATTTTAAAATagatcttttcgattagataatttttcatataagactcgtcttaatctgagttacggtttaggatttatggccctccgatcgtcactatgaccttttaacgttgtgcagaaatttctgacctactcgcacttagaccgttgccacggtcaaacgaagatgagtttgcttctgtaaactttaccacacttaaaggactcatatacggagccatggccactggtctcaccttaattcagtaatggtagaggccgtggcgactgactgaaattagcctttgttttaaactactttcataaacaaaacttactttacaccttttgtttgatgatggatgatgatgacccttaagaccttatttacatacttttaaacctattaagacgatttactgacttagtactatttgccttaggttgaggaccttcggaccgattacttgcacaccttttccgaaccgactttacaactacattatcattgtgagttatagcatttccttttttactttaacttattttgggaactgagaatacatgccgattttatgttttacatactaggcacgagtacttaaacttatatatgtgtgggttatacaacggcataaacattccctttagctcggtaacgtttaatcattggtttttgaaccgtgaacgcgaatcatagatatggatccatagggtttgacatccccactcgggctagtcgcgctagtatttaatgagtgtttaatacttcgtaaacatacacacttgccaagtgtactttcagggggtgatatattattaaacgttaagttagttatcgagtgcctacggttgagcatatacttaaacatactgatttggattactgttttgaaacgctctttgtagcactgaaatctcgtggcctaccttacatactgttatacttaaactatagctcaccaacctttgtgttgacgtttttaagcatgtttttctcaggtgcttgaggttagcttccgctgtgtactagtcgtgctgtagacacccgttgcttagagttgtcgtcgcatgaactactttatcctgcattcatactttactacttttgaactatgacttgtaatgaccgttgtggtcacatacacttattatttgcttctacttagtgaagcatgcttttggattgtaaaacaattggcgttagttatgacgtcaccttttattaatgaatgcaaactctttttgaaaacgcatatagtacttaaccttgtaatgatcctgttgttgatggtccgtacatgatgatttagtacggggcgtcacatgatGATCCAGGTGTCCGATTTATAGGTGTCTGAGGTCTCCGGATTGTTCGAAAATACGTGTCACGCTATCATTGATTGATTAATGCGAAAAGTACGTAACCGACTTTGAGCTTTATGCTGACGTGAAATGTATGCTGCTCACGTGTTCCATACTCATATATTTAGGGCTTATGTATTTGAAGCGGACTGCAAGCTTATGCAAAACGTTGGGCGGCATGTCCTGTCATTTATTAATATTTCTTGACGAAGAACGCTGAACATTTTATTGTAAAAAATACTTTTAACTCTTCTTTTGATTATTTTTTAGAGAATTTTTCGTCCTATAATGTCTGTTTTATCCGTGCAGACCATAtggtacaccattaagtccccacaGTTTGATGGTTGCATTTTGATATTCTATGTGCTGAGTTGAGTTGAGAATTCTTTCAAAATGGTCTTTGTCTTTGTAGTTCATGTTCTCCTAGATTGCGGTTCCCTGTAATTTGTTAGACATTTTTTTTATTCGACTATTTACTCGTATGATGTGTTTAACGAACTTTGTTTGGCAGTTTTAACATTAACTATAGTTGTAACTTTTAAAAGTGAATGTCAAGTCTATCATTCTACTTACATGATTGTCGAGCAGAATGAAGCTACATCCATGTGGCCTTAGATTGTTTGGTTTTTTTGCTACTCAACACCTGTACACTGCTGCTTTGATTATTTTCAGTCTATCTCCCAGATTCAGAGCTGATATTGGTGTCACTTATATTTGTTGATCCATTATGCAATATCATGAATATTAGTATGCTATGTAGTATGTTCCTGTAGGTATTATATATGTAATAAACAGAACAGTTGCCAATCAAATTTGTATAGCACATATGGGTCTTGGTTGTAATGGATTGTGAATGGGTACATGCTACAATTATTCAATTAAAAGGTTTTAATTTATTCAAATCTTCACTGTATACTATTAAGCCAATTCTCAATATATACTAAAAAGGTACATGTCATAAAGATGTTAATAGGGAAGAACAACAGTATAACGATCTGAATTGATATTCTCAGTGTTATTTCATTATAAAACATACTAACCAATATATAGTGCAAGAATACATAAACCTAATGGCTAGACATTATGGGCCCTTATAGATTGGGCTAAGAAATATAtgctaacatccccccgcagttggagcgggagtacTCCGGATGCTCAAACTGGATCTGAACTCTTCAAATAATACAAACGGTAGACCCTTGGTGAAGATGCCAGCAAACTGATATCTGGACGGAACATGTAAGACCCGTACCTGTCCCTGAGCAACTAGATCACGAACAAAGTGAATATCAATTTCGATATGCTTAGTCCGTTGATGTTGAACCGGATTAGTAGAGAGATAGACAGAGCTGACATTATCATAATAAACCAGTGTGGCTGAAGTAAGGGGACAGTGAAGCTCTCGTAAAAGATTTCAAACCCAGCAAGTCTCGGCAACAGCATTGGCAACTCCACGGTATTCTGCCTCTGCACTGGAACGGGAGGGCGTGAGTTGTCGTTTGGACAACCATGATAGAAGGTTGTTGCCGAGAAAAAGACAATAACCAGAAGGAGAGCGTCTAGTAGTTGGGAAGCCAGCCCAGTCAGCATCAAAGTAAGCAACCAATGTAGTCGGAGAAGACGCATAGAGCTGTAGACCAAGATCGATAGTGCCCTGAATATAGCGAATGATCCGTTTGAGGGCATGCATATGCTGCTCGCGAGGATCATGCATGAAGAGGCAAATCTGTTGTACGGCATAAGAGATGTCAGGACAAGTAAATGTGAGATACTGTAAAGCGCCTGCAAGGCTGCGGTACAGAGTTGGGTCTTTCACAGCAGGGCTGTGACTGGTAAGTTTGGCCCCTGGTTTAACTGTGGTCCTGCAAGGATGACATGTGGGCATACCCGCCCGCTCAATAATCTCGGTAGCGTACTGTTTCTGAGATAAGAACATTCCGGAGGCAGTACGAGTCACAGTAATACCAAGAAAATAGTTCAAAGGGCCCAAATCTATCATGGCAAATTCCTTATGTAAGGAATTGATGATCCGCTGTAGTAAATATGTGGAAGAAGCAGTCaacacaatgtcatcaacatacaaaagCAGGTAGGCTGTATCAGATCCCTGGCAGTAAATGAAAAGAGAGGTGTCACAACGGCTTTGGTGAAAGCCAACCCTCGGAGCATAACCGGAAAACCACTGAAACCATGCGCGAGGGGCTGCTTAAGTCCGTATAATGATTTCTGCAATAAGCAGACATGATCCGGGTATTGAGGATCACGAAACCCGGGAGGCTGATGCATATAGATAGTCTCAGTAAGTTGTCCGTGTAGAAATgcgttcttgacatctagctggTGGACAGGCCACTGTCTAGAAACCGCCAAACTAAGAACTGTGCGTATGGATGCTGGTTTAACAACCGAACTAAAAGTCTGATCACAATCAATGCCAACCTGCTGGCATTGACCGTTAGCAACGagtcgagccttatacctgctTAAATTACCTTTTTCATTATACTTGTGCTTGAATAGCCATATGGAGCGAACTATGTTTGTGTCCGATGGGCGAGGCACAAGTTTCCAAGTACCgttgttaattaaagcattatattcatcagtcatagcttgtttccaatTATAGTGGTGAAGAGCTTCAGGGTAAGTACAGGGAATAGGAGATATGGTGATTGTGTGAAGGTTGAGACGTTGGACCGGTTTGGTGGTACCAAGGCGGGTGCCGGTGATCATAGGATGAGTGGAGAGAGAAGTAGATGCAGATGTAGCCTCGATAGGAGGAAGCTGTGGCTCCGAATGATGTGGAGGTGTAGGGTCGGTAGCCTCAGTAGAAGGAGGCTGTGGCTCCGGATGATGTGAAGGTGTGGGGtcggtagcctcagtaggaggaggctgtgtcttCGGTGGTATATGAAATGTTCTGGAAAAAAAATTTGGAGGTGGGGGATCCAGAAAGTCATAGGATGGAGGTTGAGTGGGAGTCATTGAACCGAATAGGGAACATGTCTCATCAAATGTGACATGTCGAGAGAGTATAATTTTTTTGGTGGTAAGATCCAGATAGCGGTAACCCCGGTGATTGGACGGGTACCCAAGAAAAATATATGGAGTGGAGCGAGGAGCAAGTTTGTGTGTGGTAGGAAGGTGAGGGTAGCATAGGCAACTGAAGACTCGAAGAGTGGTGTAGTTAGGTTTTTGTTTGTAGAGATGGAAGTGTGGGATGTCATGATTGATGGCGAAAGAGGGAAGAATGTTAAGTAGGTAGGCTGTCATGTGGAGAGCTTCCACCCAATATGTGGGCGGGAGATGAGCTTGAAATAGTAGGGTGCGAATTAGATTGTTAATGGTGCGGAGCATGCATTCGAACTTCCCGTTTTGCTGAGAGGTGTGAGGACAAAAGAACCGAAATTGAATACCATTAGTTTGAAGAAGTtgatggaaagcagtgttatcgaaTTCACCCCCATTATCACATTGAAAAGCTTTGATTTCTTTGTTAAATTGAGTGCGAACAAATGTACGAAATTGTATGAATGTGGTAAGTGCATCAGATTTATTACGTAACGGAAAAACCCAAACGTAATACGAAAAATGAtcaagaaatataatataatattttaaaccacTAAGACTAGCAATAGGAGATGTCCATAAATCCGAATGGATAATATCAAAGGTAGCAGTAACATGAGAACTAGAAACAGAAAATGGGAGTCGCACGTGTTTGCCAAGTTGGCACGCATGGCAAAGAACAGGGGACGACgatttattacaaataatatctttattagaaaGGAGTCTTCGAAAAACATCATGTCCGAGATGTCCGAGACGCTGATGCCAGGTAACAGGACTGGTGAGATGAGCTTCCTGAGAAGAGTTGGAGGTGGGTGATGTAAGTGGGTAGAGATCTccggtgctatcacatcggagAAGCAGACGATGCGTCAGATAATCTTTCACAGAAAAACCAAAAGGATCGAATCCAACAGAAACTAGATTATCACGGGTAAACTGACGAACATATATGAGGTTTTTAATGAtgttaggtgaaatgtcccgttcatattgattataaacgttccatattaattgatttcgccgcgagcttttgacctctatatgagacgtttttcaaagactgcattcatttttaaaacaaccataacctttattttatcgataaaggtttaaaaagtattacgtagattatcaaataatgataatctaaaatataccgtttacacacgaccattacataatggtttacaataagaatatattacatcaaaataagtttcttgaatgcagttttaacacattatcatacaagcatggactccaaatcttgtccttattttagtatgcaacagcggaagctcttaataatcacctgagaataaacatgcttaaaacatcaacaaaaatgttggtgagttatagatttaacctatatattatcaaatcataataatagaccacaagatttcatttttataacacatctcatatcaggcatttcgataactgcatagagacaaaaatcattcatatggtgaacacctagtaaccgacattaacaagatacatatagaatatccccatcattccgggacacccatcggacatgataaactcgaagtactaaagcattccaaattccataatgggggttgttagtttctgtagatctacctttaggattcgcgtcaattaggggccagttccctaattcttaggctacaaagctaaaaggggcatattcggtttaataattcaaccatagaatgtagtttcgattacttgtgtctatttcgtaaaacatttataaaactgcatgtattctcatcccaaaaatattagattttaaaagtgggactataactcactttcacagatttttacttcgtcgggaagtaagacttggccactgatcgattcacgaacctatgacaaatatgtacatatatatcaaagtatgttcaaaatatatttacaacgtttttttattacgttttaatgatttgagtttgttaagtcagcagtcctcgttagtaacctacaactagttgtctacagttagatgtacaaaaataaagcaatatatgttatctcgaatcaatccacgacccagtgtctacaagtctcagactcgatcacaactcaaagtatatatattattttggaatcaacctcaaccttgtatagctaactcaaacattactgcatatagagtgtctatggttgttccgaaatatatatatagatgggtcgatatgacatgtcaaaacattgtatacgtgtctatggtatcccaagatttcataatatgtataatacaatataaattagttaggatatgtttagtctagatttgttacaaaattttcgtagctaaaactaacaaatttatccaattttgttttacccgtcatttcttcgtttcaaatccgttttgagtgattcaagttgctatggtttcatattgaacttaagtttatgaatctaaacagaaaaagtataagtttatagtcgaaaatacaggttacaagtcaatattataagaggtagtcatttcagtcgaaagaacgacgtcttgatgaccattttgaaaaacatacttccactttgagtttaaccatgatttttggatatagtttcatgttcataagaaaaatcatttttccagaagaacaacttttaaatcaaagtttatcatagtttttaattaactaacccaaaacagcccgcggtgttactatgacggcgtatgtctggtattacggtgttcttcgtgttttcaggttttaaatcattaatttagcatatcatatagatatagaacatgtatttagtttattagcatatcatatagatatagaacatgtgtttagtttattttaaaattcaagttagagggattaactttgttttgcgagcaagtttagaattaactaaactatgttctagtgattacaagtttaaatcttcgaataagatggttttatatgtatgaatcgaatgatgttatgaacatcattactaccttaattttagtaggtaaacctactagaaatgagaaaaattgatctagcttcaaaggattcttggatggcttgaaagttcttgaagtagaatcatgacacgaaaacaagttcaagtaagatttccactcgaaataagatagttatagttatagaaattgaatcaaagtttgaatatgagtattaccttgtattataaagatatcttactataaataagaaagatttcttgagcttagatgattacttggattggattagaaagcttggaagtaatcttgcaaacttgatagtattcttgattttatgaaactagaacttatagaatttatgaagaacacttagaacttgaagatagaacttgagagagatcaattagatgaagaaaattgaagaatgaaaatgtttgtaggtgtttttggtcattggtatatggattagatataaaggatgtgtaagtttgttttcatgtaaataattcatgaatgatttataatattttttttgtaattttgtgagatatttcatactagttgccaaatgatggttcccacatatttaatgactcatatgggctactaaggagctaatgattaagtgtatataccaatagtatatacatcttagaagctgtgtaatgtacgagtacgaatacgggtgcatacgagtagaactgttgatgaaaatgaatgaggatgtaattgtaagcatttttgttaagtagaagtattttgatatatgtcatgaattcttccaaaagtgtattaatacatcttaatacattacatgtatatacatttaactgagtcgttaagtcatcgttagtcgttacatgtaagtgttgttttgaaacctttaggttaacgatcttgttaaatgtaattaattcattgttattatacttaaatgagatgttaaattgttatgttaatatgataacatggtgtatgaatatatcttaacatcattatatatatatatatatatatatatatatatatatatatatatatatatatatatatatatatatatatataaaatactattacaacgataatcgttacatatatatatatatatatattgtttcgaaatccttaagttagtagtctcatcttacttgtataattcattgttaatacactcaatgatatacttaattatcattttatcatgttaaatatagtatatcaatatcttattacaatacatatgtatttagtaagacattattATAAccataatcgttatgtatatcatttcgagcttcataattcaatattctcatttttatgtatatcacacattgttaatatacctagtgagattcttacataacataatctcattttaaccatatatatgtccatatatataatatcatgtcgtttttacaagttttaacgttcgtgaatcgccggtcaacttgggtggtcaattgtctacatgaaactcataacaaataatcaagtcttaacaagtctgattgcttaacatattggaaacatttaatcatgttaatattagatatcatttaatatatataattatggaaaagttcgggtcactacagtacctacccgttaaataaatttcgtcccgaaattttaagctgtagtaggtgttgacgaatcttctggaaataggtgcgggtatttcttcttcatctgatcttcacactcccaggtgaactcgggtcctctacgagcattccatcgaaccttaataattggtatcttgttttgcttaggtcttttaacctcacgatccattatttcgacgggttcttcaatgaactgaagtttttcgttgatttggatttcgtctaatggaatagtgagatcgtctttagcaaaatatttcttcaaattcgagacgtggaaagtgttatgtacagccgcgagttgttgaggtaactcaagttggtaggCTACTGGtcggacacgatctataatcttgaatggtccaatgtaccttgggtttagtttcacccgtttaccaaatcgaacaatgcctttccaaggtgaaaccttaagcataaccatttctccaatctcaaattctatatcttttcttttactgtccgcgtagctcttttgtcgactctgggcaattttcaatcgttgttgaatttggatgattttctcggtagtttcttgtattatctccggacccgtaatctgtctatcccccacttcactccaacaaatcagagacctgcactttctaccataaagtgcctcaaacggcgccatttcaatactcgaatggtaactgttgttgtaggaaaattctgctaacggtaggtgtcgatcccaactgtttccgaaatcgataacacatgctcgtagcatgtcttcaagggtatgtatcgtcctttcactttgcccatcagtttatggatgataagcagtacttatgtctagacgagtccccaatgcttgttgcagtgtctgccaaaaccttgaaacaaatctgccatccctatcagagataatggagattggtattccatgtatggagacaacttcctttaaatataatcgcgccaacttctccattttatcatcttttctcattggcagaaagtgtgctgatttggtaagaaggtcaactattacccaaatagtatcataaccacttgcagtccttggaaatttagtaatgaaatccatgataatgttttcccatttccattatgggatttcaggttattgaagtagacccgatggtttctgctgttcagctttgactttagaacacgtcaaatattctcctacgtatttagcaatatcagctttcatacccggccactaaaagtgtttcttgagatctttgtacatcttccccgctccaggatgtattgaatatctagttttatgtgcttccttaagtaccttttctgtcatatctccaaactttggtacccaaattctttcagccctataccgggttccgtcttcccgaatattaagatgtttctccgatcctttaggtatttcattcttcaactttccttcttttacaactccctgctgcgcctcctttatttgagtagtaaggttagtacgaataattatattcatagcttttacccgcataggttctctgtcctttctactcaaagcgtcggctaccatattcgccttccctgggtggtaacgaatctcaaaatcgtaatcatttaataattcaatccatctacgctacctcatgttcagttgtttctaattaaatatatcctggagacttttgtggtcggtatatatgataattttgaccccatataagtagtgtctccaagtcctttaatgcaaaaacaaccgcacctaattccaaatcatgtgtcgtataattcggctcgtgaatcttcaattgtctagacgcataagcaattaccttcgttcgttgcattaatacacaaccgaggccttgctttgaggcgtcacaatatatcacaaaatcatcattcccttcaggcaatgataatataggtgtcgtagttaactttttcttcaacaattgaaacgctttctcctgctcatccttccattcaaatttcttcgctttatacgttaatgcagtcaagggttttgctattttggaaaaatcttggatgaatcttctgtagtaaccagctagtcctaaaaattagcgtatatatgcttcggagtttttggggtttcccatttttcaacggtttcaatctttgccggatccacctgaataccttctttgttcactatgtgaccgagaaattgaacttcttctaaccaaaatgcacactttgaaaagttagcgaacagtttttctttccttaacaactctagcacttttctcaaatgttcttcatgctcttgatcattctttgagtagataagtatgtcatcgatgaagacaatgacaaacttatcaagatatggcctacacactcggttcatgaggtctatgaatacagctggtgcgttagttaaaccaaacggcataactataaactcgtaatgaccgtaacgcgtcctaaaagcagtcttcagaatatcatcctccttcacccgcatttgatgatattcggaacgtaaatcaatctttgaataaactgacgaaccttgtagttgatcaaataagtcatcgattctcggtagtgggtaacggttcttgatggtaagtttgttcaactctcggtagtcgatacacaacctgaatgtaacatctttcttcttgacaaacaaaacaggggctcccacggtgacgtgcttggtcgaatgaaacctcgctctaaaagttcctgtaattggctctggagttccttcatttcgctgggtgcaagtctatatggagcacgggctattggtgcagctcctggtaccaagtctatttgaaattcaacggatcggtgtggaggtaatcccgataattcttttggaaatacatcgggaaactcttttgcgacgggaacatcattgatgttcttttcttcggtttgtactttttcgacatgtgctagaacagcatagcaaccttttcttattagtttttgtgccttcaaattactaataagatttagcttcgcgttgctcttttctccgtacaccattaagggttttcctttttctcgtatgatgcgaatcacatttttgtaacaaacgatctctgatttcacctctttcaaccagtccatgccgattatcacatcaaaactccctaactctattggtatcaaatcaatcttaaatgtttcgctaaccagtttaatttctcgattccgacatatattatctgctgaaattaataacccttttacaaatgcgtcgattttctcctcttcatcttcgaacgctctcgggcacaataagaacaactccgtgaatcgtcgttcgtatgtggtaatatcgaatccttgtgttcgtaatcccttaagctctacttttagcttgttgacctcgcttctgggacgatactgctcagtcatcagatgtttgaatgctgactatggttgtgcgtacgcagcatcttgtcccacttgttctagataggtattccaccatgttaacgcagtacctgtaaaggtatgcgtagcgtactttactttgtcttctttagtacacttacttatgacaaacaccgattcaaccttttcggtccaccgttttaatccgattggaccctcgattccatcgaattccagaggtt comes from Rutidosis leptorrhynchoides isolate AG116_Rl617_1_P2 chromosome 4, CSIRO_AGI_Rlap_v1, whole genome shotgun sequence and encodes:
- the LOC139841308 gene encoding uncharacterized mitochondrial protein AtMg00810-like produces the protein MIDLGPLNYFLGITVTRTASGMFLSQKQYATEIIERAGMPTCHPCRTTVKPGAKLTSHSPAVKDPTLYRSLAGALQYLTFTCPDISYAVQQICLFMHDPREQHMHALKRIIRYIQGTIDLGLQLYASSPTTLVAYFDADWAGFPTTRRSPSGYCLFLGNNLLSWLSKRQLTPSRSSAEAEYRGVANAVAETCWV